The following nucleotide sequence is from Triticum dicoccoides isolate Atlit2015 ecotype Zavitan chromosome 7B, WEW_v2.0, whole genome shotgun sequence.
ttttagttttagatacatctttttttatccattttgatgacaagtattctcggacggagggagtactatattgtGTTTGAGTTCAATTACCATTAGTATAAGCGCGATTAAGGTTGCCGGATGATTAATACGTCCAGGTTCTAGGCAGCGTCCGAGTCCTAGTAAGCTTACTAGCTGTGTCTTAGTTGGTTTACTTTCCAAGTAGTGGTACGTGTTCGAGTGTGTAACGTGGTGTGCAACCTATTACGAATAGGTTTGGGTTCCCTTAGGTCGGCTGttgatgcatatatatatatgcacAGCCATGGCGTGAGTTTGTAACACCGTGAGTTGAGAAACAAGAAAATAAAGAGGAGAAAGAGGGCACGACAAGGACCCTTGGCTATCAGTTGTTGTGCACGTGTGTTCGTGTGATTttatgtgatcgatcctgtgggcgaatttccaacaattggtatcagagcaaggtcgaGGTGAGGCTGCGCTTGCCCCGGGGTGGCGACCCgactagcgcctcggggcgggcgataCAGTCGCTGGTGTAGCGATGAGGAGGAGCAGGCGATCTATTCGCTGGGTGGTGCAGCGATGTGGAGGGTCAGGCAGTTGTCGTTCGGCGGAGCGACGGGAGAAGGTGGCGAGGACACTGTCGTAAGCGAGGCGACATGTGATTGTCGTTCTGCGGAACGACCTGGAGGAGGGCGTCAGGGTTGTCGTCGGCAAGGCGTTGGTGATGGTTGATGGTTATGAAGGTGCCGAAGTTGCGACACCAAGGAAATCATCGAGATCATCGTTGGAGGGTGCAAGGTGGAGATGGCGAAGTTGTGAGCCATCATCATGGTGTGCACATGAGTTCTTGTAAGTTGCGTCCAAGAGCTCGGGTGTGTGAGTCTTCTGCTGCAGTTGAGATGCGTCACTGGCAGAGGAGAATTGCGAGCGAGAGCGCGCAGATAAAGGAATTTGTGCCTTGCGTTTCCGTTCGTGGTCGTGAAGTTTCGGCGAGTTCATATACGGTGGAGATGAGTTGCATGTATATGGCGAGTTGTGTTGCCGCTGGACAGGAGGTGTCGTTCGATAAGATGTGGTATCGGCGACAATGAGAAAGCGAAGATGTGGCGGGTGAAAAGATGTGTCTCCCCATGTGCAAGCAACCTACGAAAAGATGAAGATCAACGTGAAGATGGACGCGCACCAGTTAAGTCGAGTTCCTGCATGAGGCTATGCGTTTAGTCTGCATGTAGCACGCTAAGATGTGACCGCGTGGCTGGTAGTCCGGGTAATCGTTGGTTAAATTCTATGAGTCGGTATGCAAACGAAGTTGCGGTGACGATGAAGTGGTGGCCATCGTTGCTTGAAGAAAGAAGTTGTGATCCGGTAAGTCGCGTCATCGGAGGCAACGGATGTGACAAGATGAACGTGTGGTCGTCTGCGTGTCTCGTCGAGTAAAAAGTCAGATGTTTGGATTAGGGGGTGAATGTTAAATAATCCAAACATGCCTACGTTCTGATAGTACTATATTGTGTTTGAGTTCAATTAGCATTAGTATAAGCGCGATCAAGGTTGCCGGATGATTAGTACGTCCAGGTTCTAGGCAGCGTCCGAGTCCTAGTAAGCTTACTAGCTGTGTCTTAGTTGGTTTACTTTTCAAGTAGTGGTACGTGTCCGAGTGTGTAACGTGGTGTGCAACCTATTACGAATAGGTTTGGGTTCCCTTAGGTCGGCTGTTGATGCATATATATATGCACAGCCATGGCGTGAGTTTGTAACACCGTGAGTTGAGAAACAAGAAAATAAAGAGGGCACGACAAGGGCCCTTGGCTATCAGTTGTTGTGCACGTGTGTTCGTGTGATTttatgtgatcgatcctgtgggcgaATTTCCAACATGAGGGTCGCTCACCATCACCCTCGGCTCCGGGCCGAACCATGTCAGAGCGACTTTGCCTGCAATAGTCCATCCCTGTGATCTCTCATGTAATTCGGCAAATTCATGGAGATCAAACACCAACACCATACGACGTACGGCGGCCTAACTGAGAGGGGACGGTGGTTAATTAATTGAATTACCGTGTTGCTGGATGATGGCATGGTCGAACGGCACCGCGCGGGCGGGGACGGCGTGCGAGGACAGCGGCATGGGCTGGGAGCACGCCGCCGCAATGAGCCGCACGTACTCCTTCATGTCACCGGAGGGGAACCGGTATTGTGTGCCGCTGACGCCGTGGGACAGCAGGGCCCGGGCTACCCTCCTCGGCCGAGCCAGGCGCCGGCCAGCGCCCGCCCGGCGCACCACAGCGCGGCCAGCAGCGCCCCGAAGACGCAGAGCAGGCTCCATGGTGGCGAACCGAGAGTGTCCATGCCCTGAGATTGCGATGAATGAACCCGTCTCTCTCGCTCAGTCTCTGTATATGGGCATCTCATGAAAAAGGTGTCCTCGTGCACCGGCGTGAGTGACACGGCAGGTGAAGAGACTAGGATGAGACTTCGGTGGCGGGTAGAATTTTCTTGGCTTGCTACAGGTGCTGTCGCGGAAAACGTCCCGGCCTACTAGCCTAGCTGATTTGATGGTGTGCCGTGCCGCCCGGGCCCGGCCAACGGAGCCAAGGTGATGAACACGACGTGGAAGTCCAGGTGCAGCGCACGCACGCTGCCGCGAACTCTCTGGACCCGCCCGCTCTCGTACACGTGCGCGGCTGCGCTGATTTCCGTCGTGGTCGCGGGACAAGCGTGCTTCTTCCCTTCCTTAAAAAAAAGCAAGTTTGCTCCCTACGGAGGCTTCCAAAATGGCGTGCTCTTTTGCAAGTTTGAAAATACCTATACTAAAGAACCAAATTCAGAACTAACTCTAGTGTGGAATACCTACAAAACTACTCTCACCGTCCCATAATatcagagcgtttttgacactagctattaTATTATGAGACGAAGGGAGTAATTCAGAACTCAAATTCTACTATAGAAACTTAGTCTCACGATGAATGACTAATCACGTACCGGTCGCAGGTTTAGCACATGTTCGAGAGAATAGAACAGAGGATGGACAAAGTTAATGGTCTGTTTTATTGGACGGCTTAAAAAATAACTTGCCTCTCCTTAGGTTAAAAAATAAAGTTGTCCACAAAATTTGTTAAGACTTCTAAATTAGTTATTCTAATAGCTAGTTTAGAAGCCCCAATGAATAAGAGAGGTGGCTTATGGAAGAAACATGGAGGAGGTGGCTTGTTTTTTAAGCTGAAAAATAGAATTGGCACCAATCCTGATTTGACCCTATTTTAAAAGTTTTGCATTATCTAAGCCTCATGCCTACTGCCAAACACAGAGGCGGTAGGGTTAATGGGCTATCGTCATGGTCGAGTTTGGTACAACCCTTCTAAACACAACAATGAGGATATCTCTACATACCCATTCATAATAAAAGGCATGATAGTCTTTTTAAAAGTACATCGCCCACGCGTACATAGCCTTCCGCCTTGGGCCTGCCCATTATATTTTTTTTCCTCTTACGTAAAATCTTTAAAAAACAATGCCTAGCGGGAATCAAACCCAACACCTACACGTTTAGTAGCAGAAATGTAACCAATTGGAATACTTCCTTGTTATGCCTAGTGACCCTTTTTTTTCTTCAAATATAACACTAACCAGTaccatatgcaagttgcgacaTGTCCGGCCATTTATCAGCTTTTTTTAATCGTGAAAAGTCCAGAAAAAGTAATATTTGTAGAATACCAAAACAACTTGACATAGTGTTgtgaattggtcatacaagccaGTAAAAAAAATTGAGGCCATTTGATGGATGTCGAGAAGCAATCTACTCTCAAACGGACATTACTCGTTGACACGAATACTCTACGTTGAACATGGCATTTTTTTGATATTCTTGAAATGATCCCAACTTGCCACCAGCTAGGCATGCCCATAGTAGGCATCCATATCAGGTTTGAAAGAAAAACAtatttaaaatcataatttaaaATGGTACTTAAAATTGTTATTTTAAGTCCTAGAATAAATAATAAATATAAAGAGATAAAATTGAAAATAGTACATGTTTACTTATAGTATTCAATAAATATTTAACGGAAAAAAGAATTTAAAATCATAATTTACAGCAATTATGTAAAACTATTATTTTGGTATTCCAAACAATATTTCAAATTTTTAAACATGTTCAAAAAGAATAATCAAGTTCAAACAGAAGAAAAATGAAATAACGAAAAAGTATgaaaacaaaaaatagaaaataaaaaaatgcttAGGCCTTGGCCCAACTAGGTGACGGCATCGCTCCCGTCAGGCGTCTGTTGGACTTAATTTTTGTCATTTTGAGCGCTCATGGATTTGAAAATGTTAATCGATTTTGACAAACTGTTCAGTAAATTGAAATAGATTACCAAAAATAAAATAGTTGCAAAATATAGACTTCTTGATTTTGGGAACCCTGGCTTCCCAGctgtgttttttttttgttttgggaaccttctaggaggATCTTGAaccacctatttttatatttttccttttcaGTTTTTCATTttgtcttctctcctattttttttctgtttctttttctttcctttttcgttTTGAGTGACAATTTTGTTTGTTCTATTTTTTCATTTCTATTTTTCATAAATTCAGTAACTTCATAATTTCCAAGTTTTGTTCGTAATTTGGAAATATTTCACCTTCACAATTTTGAAAGATTTCCGGTTCAAAATTTCAAATTTTCCATATTTATTATTCAATGTTCTCAtaatccagaaaatgttcaaatttTCCAAATACAAATCATGTTTCAATTTTTGTTCAGATTTGTTAATCAATGTTTGAAAACTGAAAGTATCTTCACAATTCAAATAAAAATGTTTGCGCTGTCAAAAAAAATTTAGAATTCAAAAATAAAttctgaacaattttgaaaaacatgaaccATCTTCACAATAAAGAATATTTACATTCTGAACAATTTTGAAAGACATGCACGTTTTTTTGAAACTTCTGTACAATTTTTAAGAATAAATCCTTGAGTTTCAGGAAATAAAAAAGAAAGAGTTCATGAATTGGGGCCATttcaagttcatcaatttgaaaacaaGTTTGCCTATTTGATGTAGTTAAGAAAATTTGCAAAAGATAAtcgatttcaaaaaagttcacaaatttggtaACTTTCTGTGCAAATTTGAAAAGTTCATCAACTTGAACTAAAATCCAtgaatttaaaaaagttcatggtTATAAAACAAATGACAAATTTAAGCAGATGGAAAAGAAAattcaagaaaaagaaaaagaaaaaactaataGGACACAAGAAACCTGACAGAGGATacacacaagaagaagaaaaaagagaggcaATTGTAACATAATGTTGCTTTCCTAGTTGGTTTGATTGTGTGGAATGATAGCTTTAGGTTGAGAGTTCGAACCCACTTTGATGCTTctatttttcaattttttatttATTAAGGGTTCATATTGCTCTTTATACGTTTTGTGAGGGGGTTTGTAGCGGAGCAGGACTCATATTTTAAAACtagtagatgataccccgcgcggtTACCGCGGTAATCTTATTAAAAGAAATGCATGATTAGGTGCTACACAAACAACTAAAACTAATGAATAAAGTGTGACAACATTTTTTATTTACACTTAAAAACATTAAGAAACTATTAACAACATTTTTGATTTACCGGAGGCAGCCCCTGCTGATTTTTTAGCTGCTTTGGTGGTGCTCGCTGTGGGTACTCTCCTCTGGCTGTGGGAATGAATGGGATTGAAAAGGGGAAGAAAGGAAACATGTGAGGAGGTAGCTTTATTGTTAGAGATAAGGTTGGGGGAAGCGGTGGGCTGCCTGACGCGGGCCATGTGGCGCGCAAAGGAGGAGGTTTACGAGATGAAGAAATCAGTCGGTGGATTTAGAGACTTCTCCTATgttcttgttagaataaatccgaggtacGCGGTCGATCCACCGAGGAACAAGCAATCACAGACAAtgatgacaccgagatttgttaacgaggttcagcgAACTCGCCTACTCCCCAGgcaatgactacgggcgctcctccccgagataccgcaacaccggccacccgggcgccggcacaagccACCAGCACCCCCTTGCGAACCTGTCGCTATCTAGTTGTCATGGGTTACAACGTGGGGTGCCTCCTCATATATAAGAGGCCAAGGGTACAACGTGTCCGACTCCGACACTACACGTATCCTACCCACACTACAACACCAAGTCCAAGCGTAACCCAACTAGTACAAAATATTCGACACAAACACAACAGTTCTAACTATCAAGACAGCCTAAAAAGAGACTTAATTAAGAGAGTCCAATTCCAATAAAATAACTATGCTAAATAGACGAGAGGGATAATGCATCAATTCTAAGAAACACTCGCAGCGTTGTATGGTAGAGACCAGTCTTTTTTTAAACATCTACTCCCCCCGTTTCTGAATATAAGTCTTTTTGGTGATCTCAATATGAACTATATATGAAGCAAAATGTgtggatctacactctaaaatacatctatatacattcgtatgtagtccatattaaaatctcCAAAAagagcttatatttagaaacaaaggGAGTATATCCTAGAAAATAAGGTCTTTTTTGACATATTTATACGTACAGCTTGAAGCATTGGACCACGAGATTTTTGGCCAAAGTCAGTGATAAAGGAAATAAATTATTTTTATTATGCAGGGGTTATAAAAGCTAAATTGAATTTTATTATACCGTGGCAAATTATTATTTACAAAAAGGAACATATTATGAGATGAATTTTATAACTAAAACAACAGATATCACATTACAATTTCAGCTATATAAATGTGCATAGAATGCATAAATCTACTCAATGAAAAAGAAGTGGAACATCGGAGCTCTCTTCATAGGAAAAAAATGTAGAAGAAAGAGGTAATGCCAGATTTTGACGCATAATGTAATTTGATTAGAAGATGTTCTCTAAATTTAAATATCCTACCTAATGGAACATGAAGTGTGATTAGGCGGATGAAGAAACAGAAGATAAGTCTAGGTACTATACTAGGGTGCAAGTATCACACAAGGCACCAGACTTATTCACATAGGTTAAAAATATATTATCTGTTGATTATAGTTATAGCGGCTGAGATTAAATGATGAGAAAGCTACACACGATATCAATGACCTACAATTAAGTTGAGCATTTCCTCCACAGAAAAAAGTAAGTCAAACATTAGCACGTAAAATTGAGTCTAACATTGACGCGTACAAAACCAACACGTGTATTATGCATTACAAAGAAGAAGCATATGATTGCATAGGCAGACCTACCCTCCAGGCAGCCCTAGCCGTAAGCCTAGCTTTGGCCCATGTAGTACAAAAAACAAGACAATGTTTTGTTTTGGCTTCTGCCCAAAAAAAAAAAAATTGCACCCAGCAGCCAGCATCCTGTCGACTTGATGGTGGTGCCGGCATGAGAGCCGACGGATGCACGCACATCTCAACGATGCTTTTCAAGTTTAAGTTCGTCAATGTAGTACTACCTCCGTTCTGCTTTATTAGTCTTCATTGTATTTTAGGTCAAAATTTGACCATGTATTTGACtagcaaaatattaatgcatgacaCTGAAAATTATATTGTTTGATTCGTATTTGAATGTAGTTTGCAACGATATAATTTTTttacatataacatatattttattagtTAATTATTAGTTAAAATCATGGTTAAAATATGACCCAGATTATGAGGAGGACTAGTAAACTTTCTTTTTGGAACGTAGACGCTAAAACCGTCCggttttaaattaataaagccataAGGCAGCATCCACACATAGTTTAAACCTTACAAACCAAAGAAGTCATAAGATCATCGAGCCCCAAGTCCCGGAATAAGCTAAGATAAAGCAGCAAGCAGTTTACGATCACAAAAGTGGAGCATAGCATAAAGTTCAACGCAAAAGACTCAAGCTGTCACATCTCCTTGTCACGCCTTCACCATAGTCTGCTTGATCTGCTCCATGATCCCGTTCATGCGGTCCGCGTCACGCGTCTTCCCCAACGGCGCCCAAGCCTGTAAGAAAATGTGACATTTGTAGATAATATCAGCTGGGTGGGCCGGGAACTTGTGTTCTATCGTAATTTTGTTCCGGACCGACCAAAGAGACCAAAGCAACGCCCCTACGCATCGCCAGACTACCCTTGCATTGGCCCCCCTCTGTGCCGAAAGCAAGGTAAGCAGGTCATCGCTAGACTGAGGGTTCCAATTTTGCTTGAACGAATCCCTAACCACGCTCCACGCAAATCTAGCAAGAAAACAACCGAAGAACACGTGATTTGTGTTTCCCCTTAAACCGCAAATGGCACATGTTCCGTCTGCCGGCCCGTTTCGTTTGGCCATGTTATCCGAGGTAGGTAGACGGTTGCGGAACATTTGCCACATAAAGATTTTGATCTTGAGGGGGATACCGGCCTTCCATATATAGCCCCCTAGACATGTCTAGCGCGGTGCCCTCAGTCAACTTATCATATAGGGACTTAACCGTAAACTTTTGGGAGGAGGTAAGCTTCCATGAAATAGTGTCAGTCCCTTGGCTAAGATTCCGACCGTCGAGGTCAGTCACCAGCGCGGCCCAACTAGCAGCCTCCACTGCCTCTAGCGGCCGAATGAAAGAAATCGTCGGGGGGGTGGACTCTCAGGGCGTCGGCCACCATAATGTTGGTGTCCGTGGCAAGTTGGTATAGCTTCGGATGAGATTGCCACAATGGTGATTGGCCCCACCAACAATAGAGCCGAAACCTCGTGGACATGCCGTTATTAATGCTGAACTGAGCCCCAACTGAGAAAGTCGGTCTCACCGCTTGGACCCCATTCCAAAACGCCGAGCTGTTGGGTTTTTCCTTGAACAAATTTCCATCCGGGGAGTATTTCACCCGGAGGATGTCTGCCCAGAGTCCCGACTCGTGTTGGGAAAGGCACCACCACCACTTGGTGAGCGAGGCTACATTCATGAGCTTAGAGTTTGTAATGCCCAAGCCTCCGAATTTTTTTGGTCTGCACACCACAACCCATTTCACCAAGTGGTCTTTGCGTTTGGTCCcggttccttcccaaaagaaccgAGAGCACGGAGTATCAAGCCTAGTGTGGACTCCATCCGCGAGAAGGAACATCCCCATTGTAAAGATTGGGAGAGAGGACAGGCTCGAATTGGTGAGGATCAACCTAGCTACCGAAGATATAAACCTACCGCTCCAAGGAGTCACACGGTTGGCCACTTTGCCATATAGTGGCTCCCATTCTGCTATGGTAAGTTTCTTATGCGAGATCGGAAGGCCAAGGTACTTAATCGGGAAGCCCCCAAGCTTGCAATTAAGAAGGTTGGCGATCCGGGTGCTTTCTTGATCAATCATCCCAATGGTGATCACTTCGCTCTTAAGGAAATTGATCTTCAGCCCTGACAAGAACTCAAAAGCGAGAAGCAATAACTTGATCGATGCGATACTATGAACATCGGGCTCGAACCGTAGCATCGTATCGCCCGCGTATTGCAGGTGAGTAACCCCGCATGGGATTAGGTGGGAGACGAGCCCTTTAATGTGTCCCGCAGCTCTTGCTTTGTTGATCATGGCCGCAAGGGCATCCGCAACAAAATTAAAAATAAGCGGCGAGCTCGGGTCTCCCTGCCAGAGGCCACGTTTGTTGCGGAAGAATTTGCCCATTGTACCATTGATGGTAACCGCCGTGTGCCCACTACACACGAGATGCATGATGCGGTGTACAAATCCCGCCTCGAAGCCCTTTTTGAGAAGGACCTCCCGCACGAACTCCCAATTCACGCGGTCATAGGCTTTCTCGAAATCTAACTTAAGTAATACGCCCTGTGCCTTGGTACGTTTTAGCTCCTGAACTATTTCTTGAAACGCAATGGGTCCCTCTAGGATGTTACATTGTTTAAGGAAACCGGTTTGGCTAGAACTAATCACACGTTGTGCTATCGGAGCTAAGGACAAGTAAACTAGGACGGAGATAGtaccacgctgctgctgctgctgcggggtGCTGCTGCCAACGCACCTACTCTTCGCACTAGCTTATCTTGATCGCGTTCAACTTGGCCTCTTTGCCAGATAACCTCTATTCCTAGGTACTAATACATTCTTTGACCTTCTGAAGATTCAATTCCAGTTACTCAATTACAAAAGTACACACTACCATATTCAGCCTGTTGACGCATAACTACATAGGCATGCACGAGACGAGTTATATCCACATAGATTTACATGTGTCTAATGGATGGACATACAAACTCAGCAAAGCCAACCAATAATTGAAGCTCATCAAAAAACCCATACACGGCGACAGAGCTTGATACAATGGGGTCACGCAAATAAATAAAGAAGCAAACCAATATTTTAATTCTATCCTAAAATCTATGTATGCACAATTAATCATGGTTGATCACTTTCTTTGTGGTTATAACTAAAATcaaatagattcactcattttgctcagtATGTAGTCTTttttgaaatctttaaaaaaacttatatttaggaacggagggagtaatacatcCAACTAAAATCATTTTCTAGAGGTCTTAATGATATGTCGATGCTAACATGGCGTCCTTTTCTATAAATAACCAGATTCTTTTGGTTTATTGTGTCAATATCAATAACCAGATTATTTTGGTGTTTCGTCATCACACATGAAATCTTTTGTATAAATACAGGTGTAGCAACATATGAAACAAAAGGAGATAGGTAGAGAGAACACAACACTACAATATGAGAATAGGGAAATTCTACCCGCGCAAATGCGCGGATCACCCTGCTAGTTACACAAATCATGGACGGTCCATGGTTAGAGAGTAACAAGAAACAGTGTATGATCTCCCAATGCATGGCCTAGTTTTATTGGAAGCAGAACGCACCTGAGGTGTTGTCAGGCCCGACATATTTTACTTGCTAGCTTACCGCTTACTTGGGAGGCTTGAAGTAGGCATAGACAGCGAAGAAGGTCTGCAGCACGGACATGGCGAGCAGGAGCAGAGCTGCGAAGACCGACATGGCCACCCAAGGGTTGCTGAAGTAGTTGCGCACAAGCTCCATGCGCCACTTGTGCCGCCTGCGCTCCCTGTACCTGTTCACGTCGTCCATCAGACCGACCAGGTAGTTGTTTGTCGACCAGTGCACCCTCCCGACGACGTCGCTGAAGAATTGCCAGGCGACCCTCCTGCTGCTGAGGTGGCTGACGAGGACGCCGTGCAGTTCGAGGATCCTCATGTCCTCCGCCGAAGTGATGAGGCAGTCCATGAAAACGGCGTAAGTGGAGACATCTCGCGGGGTGTCCGGGTAGGTCTGCTCGAACGCGATCAGGTTCCGGAACAGCGACTCGCTCGAGTCGTTGAGCTCCAGCTGCGGGATCTCCAGGATGCCCCGGGCCAGGGAGAAGGTAACGTTCAGGAAGCTCGTGGCATTCTCCCTCTTGCGGAACCGAACCCCAGCCTCCTCCAGCTCCTTTGCGCACGGGATCCACTGCGGGATCTCAGACAGCAGATGGTCGGCTCGGCGCGGGCCGGAATGCTGCGGGCGGTGGTTGGGCGGGAAGCCGACGGAGAGGTAGAAGAGGTGTAGCAGGTGGTGCACCTGGTCGCATTCAATGGACCAGCGCTGCAGCATCTGGGGACGAAGAGAGCGGAAAAGCCTGAGGCTGCCGGTCACCAGGAGCTCCTCGTGCTCGTCCTCGTTCATCAGCTGCTGAAAGAGCTCTTGAATCACGAAGAACGGGATCTGGTTCTCAAGCAGCAGCAGGTCCCGCGTCACAAGCTGCCACACAAAGCACCTGCCGTAAACCTGAGCCCAGTCCTCGTCAGTGTCCACAAACTGATCACTGCTGCCACCAGCTTCTTCCATCTTCGCACGGATCGCGTACTTGAGCAACCGGTGTAGGATGAAGCAGCCGTCTTTCAACATAATGTCGGCCACCTCCTTGTCTGGGTATTCTCTCCTAGTCATGATGGTGTCTTCAGAGTAGGATGCTCGAATTCGAGGCAGGAGGCATTCCATGCTCGTCAAACATCCGTCCAGTAGCACCGCAGTCCTCTCAGGCTCCAAGAGGGGGCAGCGCCTCTGCCGCCTGATGAGCTGTCCTACACAGCGCCATTTGTAATTTTCCATCCGCTGAGTTCCCGGAGAACCGTAAGGCCTGCCCAGACAAACAGCAACAGGCATATGTTCTCCTTGGGGATTATAATCCAGCTTCTTCGTAAGTTCCTTGGGGACCACATAGATAGTTGGCTGCTGCTTTGACATCGGATCGCCCGCACCGCCCAACAGTTCCAAAAGTATCTTAAAATGTCCTCCATCTGCATGCTCGTCGCTATTGTTTCCTGACGAAACTTGGACCAATACACAATTGTAAGTTTCACTGCTTTCTGAATGTCTTTTGTTTTTAGAAAAAAAGAAAGAGGCAAACGATCTTCCATTGTCTCATTAATTAACATGGACCCTTTTTTTGGCATTTGTTCCTTTTCACGTTATTAAGATCAATATATTTAATGAACATGGACCTTGACGACGACTAAAAGGACAAACGCCGTAGGCTAGCATATTAGTTTGAGAGAAGCGCactttaggctggccatagtggagtAACATAACTAGTACTATCACGCACTTGGGTCTCGCAAACatacttatgtggcaggcaattaaagaagagaaaggactatactccctcctttccggtttatagagcttatcttaaaattttagtttttccattttataaggctcaatttggttgtttctcatcacatgttcagattccaaggtacattaaatcattgcatgcaagtattgagagaaaattgaccaatgcatgtaatttatgcatgcatgcattgcaattaatgcattgataaacataattttttaagaaaaacaagagcattaattaggtgcttttgcaaactacaaaaagtattccaccactcaccatctaccttggttggtgagatttttgaattgagccttataaaccggaaaggagggagtagtaacataactatataccgtatcataataaatgttatgctactatgtgtcatgcatggtaatAAATTAGACCacttatgatactaatctatgatactatgc
It contains:
- the LOC119340678 gene encoding UPF0481 protein At3g47200-like, translated to MSDHTFDKLQPIYRLVRAANCSAQVREHFDLDGATSRNLLANPGHSVSSGNNSDEHADGGHFKILLELLGGAGDPMSKQQPTIYVVPKELTKKLDYNPQGEHMPVAVCLGRPYGSPGTQRMENYKWRCVGQLIRRQRRCPLLEPERTAVLLDGCLTSMECLLPRIRASYSEDTIMTRREYPDKEVADIMLKDGCFILHRLLKYAIRAKMEEAGGSSDQFVDTDEDWAQVYGRCFVWQLVTRDLLLLENQIPFFVIQELFQQLMNEDEHEELLVTGSLRLFRSLRPQMLQRWSIECDQVHHLLHLFYLSVGFPPNHRPQHSGPRRADHLLSEIPQWIPCAKELEEAGVRFRKRENATSFLNVTFSLARGILEIPQLELNDSSESLFRNLIAFEQTYPDTPRDVSTYAVFMDCLITSAEDMRILELHGVLVSHLSSRRVAWQFFSDVVGRVHWSTNNYLVGLMDDVNRYRERRRHKWRMELVRNYFSNPWVAMSVFAALLLLAMSVLQTFFAVYAYFKPPK